One segment of Corynebacterium atrinae DNA contains the following:
- a CDS encoding GH32 C-terminal domain-containing protein yields the protein MHSYRPELHVTAETGILDAPAGVLLDGPGDGTWHLFYQYRPTPEAPGRWAHVVSEDGPFDWEVCDDVLVPVGGETELRAGSVVAAARAGDVDLYFTSVTAAGTSIQKAQLSDIANTCPISDDPLAIDPRVLRLGDVVSDRDDRVRFRSPCVVPDWESDEDRDAGHDGWLMLAVTGAKGHPSPVVLTSADGESWSFQGPLGFDNDPGFEESAVVVGPRILRLRDEVDGEIYDILLVTLEASGRDISGYLVGTLTGTSFAVKTPFTRVDQGHDFTRPRNTNVTPGTVAPEDRYRQSVLFGLLNGVGRGDEPLTHASMSNEGWANVISLPRVITLQGGILFQTPPPGLPDAIARTHHARSWTGLCEVPEGATVSAQLIDAAGNTAATIAHTGSELVLDRSMNPHHRRDAPARARLIEGDSDSLSIFVDGSCVEVFADGGAIAMSSRVYIDGGCSDIRLTTSGGAEIIRGWHREPVSSQELPDYGEPSPGE from the coding sequence ATCCACTCTTACCGCCCTGAACTGCACGTTACGGCCGAGACGGGCATCCTGGACGCCCCGGCGGGAGTCCTTCTCGACGGCCCCGGGGACGGCACCTGGCATCTGTTCTACCAGTATCGCCCCACCCCCGAGGCTCCGGGCCGGTGGGCCCACGTCGTCTCCGAAGACGGACCCTTCGACTGGGAAGTATGCGACGACGTGCTCGTCCCCGTCGGCGGCGAAACGGAACTGCGGGCGGGCTCGGTGGTGGCGGCTGCTCGCGCGGGTGACGTTGACCTGTACTTCACCTCCGTCACGGCGGCCGGAACGTCGATCCAGAAAGCACAGTTGAGCGACATCGCTAACACGTGCCCGATCAGCGACGACCCGTTGGCCATCGATCCGCGGGTACTCCGCCTCGGCGATGTCGTTTCCGACCGCGACGACCGGGTACGCTTTCGTTCCCCGTGCGTGGTGCCCGACTGGGAATCCGACGAGGACCGCGATGCGGGGCACGACGGTTGGCTCATGCTGGCCGTGACCGGCGCTAAGGGTCATCCCTCTCCGGTCGTGCTTACAAGCGCCGACGGGGAGTCCTGGTCCTTCCAGGGGCCGCTGGGCTTCGATAATGATCCCGGTTTCGAAGAGTCGGCCGTTGTGGTTGGGCCGCGCATTCTGCGCCTGCGCGACGAGGTGGACGGCGAGATCTATGACATCCTCCTGGTCACGCTGGAGGCTTCGGGCCGCGATATTTCCGGTTACCTCGTGGGCACGCTGACCGGCACCAGCTTCGCCGTGAAAACCCCGTTCACGCGAGTCGATCAGGGGCATGACTTCACCCGCCCCCGCAACACCAACGTCACGCCGGGCACGGTGGCACCCGAAGACCGCTACCGGCAGTCGGTCCTGTTCGGCCTGCTCAACGGGGTGGGACGCGGGGATGAGCCCCTCACTCACGCCTCCATGTCCAACGAGGGATGGGCCAATGTCATCTCCTTGCCGCGCGTGATCACTCTTCAGGGCGGCATCCTCTTCCAAACGCCGCCACCCGGCCTGCCGGATGCCATCGCCCGCACGCATCACGCACGATCGTGGACCGGTCTGTGCGAAGTCCCCGAGGGTGCGACGGTGTCGGCACAGCTTATCGACGCCGCCGGAAACACCGCCGCAACCATCGCGCACACCGGCAGCGAGCTCGTCCTCGACCGCTCGATGAATCCGCACCACCGGAGGGATGCCCCGGCGCGAGCGCGACTCATCGAGGGAGACAGCGATTCCCTATCGATCTTCGTCGACGGCTCCTGCGTGGAAGTCTTCGCCGACGGCGGGGCGATCGCGATGTCCAGCCGCGTCTACATCGATGGCGGCTGCTCTGACATCCGGCTCACAACCTCCGGCGGCGCCGAGATCATCCGCGGCTGGCACCGCGAGCCAGTCAGCTCGCAGGAGCTTCCGGATTACGGGGAGCCTTCGCCAGGCGAGTGA
- the glgA gene encoding glycogen synthase, which yields MRVGMLTREYPPEIYGGAGVHVTELTRFMREIVEVDVHCMGAPRDLPGVYVHGVDPALEDANPAIKTLSTGLRMATAANNVDVVHSHTWYAGLGGHLAARLYDIPHVVTAHSLEPHRPWKREQLGGGYEVSSWSERNAMEYADTVIAVSAQMRESILEAYPRIDAEKVTVVLNGIDTELWQPRPTFAENPESVLTELGVDPARPIVAFVGRITRQKGVEHLIKAAAHFSEDVQLVLCAGAPDTPEIAARITTLVEDLQSQRDGIFWVQDMLGKEKIQEILTAADTFVCPSIYEPLGIVNLEAMACGTAVVASDVGGIPEVVVDGVTGTLVHYDENDPETFERDFAAAVNAMVSDPARAAEFGVAGRERAVSDFSWAAIARQTVDIYESLR from the coding sequence ATGAGAGTCGGAATGTTGACCAGAGAATATCCCCCGGAGATTTACGGCGGCGCGGGAGTCCATGTCACGGAGCTCACTCGGTTCATGCGAGAGATCGTCGAAGTCGACGTTCACTGCATGGGCGCACCCCGTGACCTGCCCGGAGTCTACGTCCACGGCGTTGACCCAGCGTTGGAGGACGCGAACCCAGCGATCAAAACCTTGTCCACGGGTCTGCGGATGGCGACGGCGGCTAACAACGTCGATGTCGTCCATTCCCATACCTGGTACGCGGGCCTGGGCGGTCATTTGGCCGCCCGACTCTATGACATTCCCCACGTAGTGACGGCCCACTCTTTGGAGCCGCATCGCCCCTGGAAGAGGGAGCAGCTCGGCGGCGGCTACGAGGTGTCGTCCTGGTCGGAACGCAACGCGATGGAGTACGCGGACACGGTCATTGCGGTCTCCGCCCAGATGCGTGAGTCGATCCTCGAGGCCTACCCACGTATCGACGCCGAGAAGGTCACCGTCGTCCTCAACGGCATCGACACCGAATTGTGGCAACCGCGGCCCACCTTTGCGGAGAATCCAGAGTCCGTGCTCACCGAGTTGGGCGTGGACCCGGCTCGCCCCATCGTCGCTTTCGTGGGGCGCATCACCCGGCAGAAGGGGGTGGAGCACCTGATCAAGGCGGCAGCCCACTTCAGCGAGGATGTCCAGCTCGTGTTGTGTGCCGGAGCACCGGATACCCCGGAAATCGCTGCCCGCATCACTACCCTCGTCGAGGACCTCCAATCCCAGCGCGATGGCATCTTCTGGGTGCAGGACATGCTGGGGAAGGAGAAGATCCAGGAGATCCTGACCGCGGCCGACACGTTCGTGTGTCCGTCGATCTACGAGCCGCTGGGCATCGTCAATCTCGAGGCCATGGCCTGCGGAACCGCCGTCGTCGCCTCCGATGTGGGAGGCATCCCCGAGGTTGTCGTCGACGGGGTCACCGGCACGCTCGTGCACTACGACGAGAATGACCCTGAGACCTTCGAACGGGACTTCGCCGCGGCGGTCAACGCCATGGTGTCCGACCCGGCCCGCGCCGCCGAGTTCGGAGTAGCTGGCCGCGAGCGCGCCGTCAGTGATTTCTCCTGGGCGGCCATCGCCCGGCAAACCGTCGATATCTACGAGTCGCTGCGCTAG
- the dapE gene encoding succinyl-diaminopimelate desuccinylase, with translation MHRLDLSADPVALTAALVDIPSPSHQEEVIADAVEQALRELIDVEVIRRGNTVAARTNRGCGSRVILAGHLDTVPLAGNVPHRLEGETMFGCGTVDMKSGLAVYLHCFANLAASSAHDLTVIAYECEEVDGRFNGLGHLAESDPEWLEGDLALLGEPSGAVIEAGCQGSLRVKVTAHGVRAHSARSWLGHNAAHRLGEVIRRIAEYVPRSVDIDGCVYREGINVVKLESFVATNTIPDQAEMFVNFRFAPDRDGQQAQDHLAEVLQLDENFTLEVDDLVLGALPGLHHPAAAALINAVGGTVKAKYGWTDVSRFAELGIPAVNFGPGDPSFAHKIDEQLPIAQVTRVAEQLERFLLTHP, from the coding sequence GTGCACCGACTCGATCTTTCTGCTGACCCCGTTGCCCTGACCGCGGCGCTGGTCGATATTCCCAGCCCTTCTCATCAGGAGGAGGTAATCGCCGATGCGGTGGAACAGGCGCTCCGCGAGCTTATCGACGTCGAAGTCATCCGCCGCGGCAACACCGTCGCCGCCCGCACCAATCGCGGCTGCGGGTCCCGAGTCATCCTCGCTGGACACTTGGACACCGTCCCCCTGGCCGGCAACGTTCCTCACCGCCTGGAAGGCGAGACGATGTTTGGGTGCGGCACCGTCGATATGAAGTCCGGACTGGCGGTCTATCTCCATTGTTTCGCCAATTTGGCGGCGAGCAGTGCCCACGACCTCACTGTCATTGCTTATGAATGTGAAGAAGTAGATGGTCGCTTCAACGGTCTCGGCCACTTGGCCGAGTCTGATCCCGAGTGGCTCGAAGGGGATCTAGCCTTGTTGGGCGAGCCTTCGGGGGCCGTCATCGAGGCTGGTTGTCAGGGTTCTCTGCGGGTCAAGGTCACGGCTCATGGCGTGCGCGCACATTCCGCCCGCAGTTGGCTCGGTCATAACGCCGCGCATCGCCTCGGGGAGGTCATCCGGCGCATCGCTGAATATGTGCCCCGCAGCGTTGACATCGATGGCTGCGTCTACCGGGAGGGCATCAATGTGGTGAAGCTAGAGTCTTTCGTGGCCACGAACACTATTCCGGACCAGGCGGAGATGTTTGTTAACTTCCGTTTCGCCCCCGACCGCGACGGCCAGCAGGCGCAGGATCACCTGGCGGAGGTGCTCCAGCTGGATGAGAACTTCACCCTGGAGGTAGACGACCTCGTCTTAGGCGCCCTCCCGGGTCTGCATCACCCGGCGGCAGCCGCCCTCATCAATGCTGTCGGCGGCACCGTGAAGGCGAAGTATGGCTGGACCGACGTATCGCGCTTTGCGGAATTGGGGATTCCGGCCGTTAATTTCGGTCCGGGAGATCCGAGTTTCGCCCACAAGATTGACGAGCAGCTGCCCATCGCCCAGGTCACCCGGGTGGCTGAGCAGCTGGAACGATTCCTGCTCACCCACCCCTAA
- a CDS encoding DapH/DapD/GlmU-related protein, whose product MMTQGATAIGIANIAMDGTILDTWYPEPELVPGTGLVSGTERLGARDLPDSLLKLVLLDEDRMVEQVAVRTTIADLQASPIDAHDVYLRLHLLSHRLVRPLELNMDGSLRRLSTVVWTNKGPCTPGNFEFVRTALRSRGLIHVYGIEKLPRMVDYVVPTGVNIAEAERVRLGAYLAPGTRVLREGYVSFNSGSLGAARIEGRMSSSTVVGEGTDVGLSATIMARRRSDGLRDPITLGANCRLGVSSGVVGLTIGDNCTIGANIVLEPDTQIFDADAGHHIPASALNGRSGWTVRMEVGHPEPVLRRTW is encoded by the coding sequence ATGATGACTCAGGGCGCCACCGCCATTGGTATTGCCAACATCGCTATGGACGGCACCATCCTCGATACGTGGTATCCCGAACCAGAACTCGTCCCTGGCACTGGCCTCGTCTCCGGCACGGAACGCCTCGGCGCGCGCGACCTGCCCGACAGCCTGCTTAAACTCGTTCTCCTCGATGAAGACCGCATGGTCGAACAAGTCGCCGTCCGCACCACCATCGCGGACCTCCAGGCCTCTCCTATCGACGCACACGACGTCTACCTGCGCCTTCACCTGCTCTCGCACCGGCTGGTCCGCCCCCTCGAACTCAACATGGACGGCTCCCTCCGCCGCCTATCCACCGTCGTGTGGACCAACAAAGGCCCCTGCACCCCTGGCAACTTCGAGTTCGTCCGCACAGCCCTGCGCAGCCGCGGACTTATCCACGTCTACGGCATCGAAAAGCTACCCCGCATGGTCGACTACGTCGTACCGACGGGAGTCAATATCGCCGAAGCCGAACGAGTCCGTCTCGGGGCATACCTCGCCCCAGGAACCCGCGTCCTGCGCGAAGGCTACGTTTCCTTCAACTCCGGCTCGCTCGGAGCCGCCCGCATCGAAGGACGCATGTCCTCCTCCACCGTCGTCGGAGAAGGCACAGACGTCGGGCTATCGGCGACGATCATGGCGCGGCGACGATCCGACGGCCTCCGCGATCCCATCACCCTCGGCGCCAACTGCCGGCTCGGCGTCTCCTCCGGAGTAGTCGGCCTCACCATCGGCGACAACTGCACGATCGGCGCCAACATCGTCCTTGAACCCGACACCCAGATTTTCGACGCCGACGCCGGACACCACATTCCTGCCTCCGCCCTCAACGGCCGCTCCGGCTGGACGGTGCGCATGGAGGTCGGCCACCCCGAACCGGTCCTGCGACGCACGTGGTAG
- a CDS encoding DUF3117 domain-containing protein, with protein sequence MAAMKPRTGNGPMEAVEESRKIVMRIPSDGGGRLVVELTKEEAAELGALLIAAAE encoded by the coding sequence ATGGCAGCTATGAAGCCTCGTACCGGTAACGGACCGATGGAAGCGGTCGAGGAGAGCCGAAAGATCGTTATGCGCATCCCCTCCGACGGTGGCGGTCGCCTCGTCGTCGAATTAACAAAGGAAGAAGCCGCCGAGCTGGGGGCCTTGCTCATCGCTGCGGCTGAGTAA
- a CDS encoding methyltransferase domain-containing protein has product MLSDIIDVLADPVDGSPLSGADDFTRLVSETGHSYDVARQGYVTLAGGSGLRHSGDSMDMVLARETFLSRGHFAPFVEAVTAGVHDALDDNEVPIDARPVIAEVGAGTGYYLSHTLDDVESSRGVGIDVSPHAVKHLARSHQRVGSVAADVWERLPLRDNSIDVITVVFAPRNAAEFARVLVPGGQAVILTADRGHLSELRDPLGIIEVEEGKVERLLEQFAGHLELVGEPELIEFPMTLDKESIAAQIKMSPSARHIGPEELNSRVAALPETMTITARARLTRLAKAPRNPEAPAS; this is encoded by the coding sequence ATGCTTTCCGACATCATCGACGTCCTCGCCGATCCCGTCGACGGCTCCCCGCTGTCCGGTGCAGACGACTTCACCCGCCTGGTCTCCGAAACGGGCCATTCCTATGACGTTGCCCGCCAGGGGTACGTGACCCTGGCGGGCGGTAGCGGCCTGCGCCACAGCGGCGACAGCATGGACATGGTTCTCGCCCGAGAGACCTTCCTTTCTCGCGGGCATTTCGCCCCCTTCGTCGAGGCGGTCACCGCTGGCGTGCACGACGCCCTCGACGACAATGAGGTGCCTATCGACGCCCGCCCGGTCATCGCCGAAGTCGGCGCTGGCACGGGCTATTACCTGTCCCACACGCTTGACGACGTCGAGTCCTCCCGCGGCGTCGGCATCGACGTCTCGCCGCACGCCGTGAAGCACTTAGCGCGCAGCCACCAGCGCGTCGGCTCCGTGGCGGCCGACGTGTGGGAGCGGTTGCCGCTGCGCGATAACTCGATCGACGTCATCACCGTCGTGTTCGCGCCCCGCAATGCAGCCGAGTTCGCTCGCGTCCTCGTTCCCGGCGGCCAAGCCGTCATTCTCACCGCCGACCGCGGGCACCTTTCGGAGCTGCGTGACCCGCTCGGCATCATCGAAGTGGAAGAGGGCAAGGTTGAGCGCCTCCTCGAGCAGTTCGCCGGGCACCTCGAGCTGGTGGGGGAACCGGAACTCATCGAATTCCCGATGACCTTGGACAAGGAATCCATCGCCGCCCAGATCAAAATGAGCCCCTCCGCCCGTCACATCGGGCCGGAGGAGCTCAACTCCCGGGTGGCAGCGCTGCCAGAGACGATGACCATCACGGCGCGCGCCCGCCTCACTCGCCTGGCGAAGGCTCCCCGTAATCCGGAAGCTCCTGCGAGCTGA
- the dapD gene encoding 2,3,4,5-tetrahydropyridine-2,6-dicarboxylate N-succinyltransferase, whose translation MTSATARGLATITHDGTVLDVWFPAPALADDPLTTGTERLTETPQQFASLVGPDEDRGVARVAVHTSIASLDDAPVDAYDVYLRLHLLSHRLVRPHGMNMDGVFDLLANVVWTNYGPCEVSDFQMVRGRLNAHGPVTVYSVDKFPRMVDYVVPEGVRIADADRVRLGAYLSPGTTVMHEGFVNYNAGTLGTSMVEGRISAGVVVGDGSDIGGGASIMGTLSGGGKEVISIGERCLLGANSGVGISLGDDCVVEAGLYVTAGTKLSVFGAVAVAAGVDDGTRVKAAELSGVDSILFRRNSINGAVEATPHAKAQGIELNSVLHNN comes from the coding sequence ATGACTTCAGCCACCGCGCGCGGACTAGCTACCATTACGCACGACGGAACCGTCCTTGACGTCTGGTTCCCCGCCCCTGCTTTGGCGGATGATCCGCTCACCACCGGCACCGAACGTCTGACGGAGACGCCACAACAGTTCGCCAGCCTCGTTGGCCCGGACGAAGACCGGGGGGTCGCGCGCGTCGCAGTCCATACTTCCATTGCCTCGCTTGACGACGCCCCAGTCGACGCCTACGACGTCTACCTCCGCCTCCACCTTCTCTCCCACCGCCTCGTGCGCCCACACGGGATGAATATGGACGGCGTGTTCGACCTGCTGGCTAACGTAGTGTGGACCAACTATGGCCCCTGTGAGGTGTCTGACTTCCAAATGGTGCGTGGGCGTCTCAACGCTCACGGCCCGGTGACCGTCTACTCGGTGGACAAGTTCCCCCGCATGGTTGACTACGTCGTCCCGGAAGGGGTCCGCATCGCGGATGCCGACCGCGTTCGACTCGGCGCATACCTCTCCCCCGGTACGACGGTAATGCACGAGGGCTTCGTCAACTACAACGCTGGCACACTGGGCACCTCCATGGTGGAGGGCCGAATTTCGGCCGGTGTCGTCGTCGGTGACGGCAGCGACATCGGTGGCGGCGCTTCGATTATGGGCACGCTGTCCGGCGGCGGCAAGGAAGTGATTTCCATCGGCGAAAGGTGCCTGCTGGGTGCCAACTCCGGAGTGGGTATTTCGCTTGGCGACGATTGTGTGGTCGAAGCCGGCCTTTACGTCACTGCCGGTACCAAGCTCTCGGTGTTTGGCGCTGTAGCTGTCGCAGCCGGGGTCGATGACGGAACCCGCGTCAAGGCCGCTGAACTGTCCGGGGTGGATAGCATTCTGTTCCGCCGTAACTCGATCAATGGCGCAGTCGAGGCCACTCCGCACGCAAAGGCCCAGGGCATCGAGCTCAACTCGGTCTTGCATAACAACTAG
- a CDS encoding amino acid permease, giving the protein MTTQEQGPTAGPGTHQPTPSAGTKPGTGLGTGLKTRHLTMMGLGSAIGAGLFLGTGVGIEAAGPAILLAYIAAGAIVVLVMEMLGEMAAARPSSGSFSTYGKNAFGHWAGFTLGWLYWFMLIMVMGAEMTGAAAILGAWFGVDPWIPALIAVVFFAVVNFAQVRGFGEFEFWFAFIKVAVIIGFLIIGIGLIFGLLPGTTFIGTTHFIGEHGFMPNGWSGMAAGLLAVAFAFGGIELVTIAAAESENPQSSIATAVRAVIWRISVFYLGAVLVITFLVPYQQLGSAQTAAESPFTAVLSLAHLPGVVGFMEGVIVLALLSAFNAQIYATSRLVHSLALDGDAPAIFAVTNRENVPINAVVLSMVFAFASVGLQYWNPEGLLTFLLNAVGGCLIVIWIMITASYLKLHPELEANGEISTVRMWGWPWLGWATMAALLGLVALMLFDATARSQVFAVVIVVAVLIGLSAITNLWHRRVSSRP; this is encoded by the coding sequence ATGACGACTCAGGAACAAGGTCCGACTGCCGGGCCTGGGACTCACCAGCCCACCCCTAGCGCAGGGACCAAGCCGGGAACGGGGCTCGGCACCGGCCTCAAGACCCGCCACCTCACCATGATGGGCCTCGGCTCCGCGATCGGCGCGGGCCTCTTCCTCGGCACCGGCGTGGGCATCGAAGCGGCCGGACCAGCCATTCTCCTCGCCTACATCGCCGCCGGCGCCATCGTGGTCTTGGTCATGGAAATGCTCGGCGAAATGGCCGCCGCACGCCCCTCTTCCGGCTCCTTCTCCACCTACGGAAAGAACGCATTCGGCCACTGGGCCGGATTCACCCTCGGTTGGCTCTACTGGTTCATGCTCATCATGGTGATGGGCGCCGAAATGACCGGGGCGGCCGCCATCCTCGGCGCCTGGTTCGGCGTCGACCCCTGGATCCCCGCACTCATCGCCGTCGTGTTCTTCGCAGTAGTGAATTTCGCGCAAGTACGCGGATTCGGCGAGTTCGAGTTTTGGTTCGCATTCATCAAGGTTGCGGTGATCATCGGCTTCCTGATCATTGGTATTGGCCTTATCTTTGGCTTGCTGCCGGGCACGACTTTCATTGGCACGACCCACTTCATCGGCGAGCACGGCTTCATGCCAAACGGGTGGTCTGGCATGGCTGCCGGCCTTCTCGCCGTCGCGTTCGCCTTCGGCGGCATCGAACTTGTCACCATCGCAGCAGCGGAGTCGGAGAACCCGCAATCTTCGATCGCCACGGCGGTACGAGCGGTCATCTGGCGCATCTCCGTCTTCTACCTCGGCGCAGTACTCGTCATCACTTTCCTCGTGCCTTACCAGCAGCTCGGCAGCGCCCAAACGGCCGCCGAATCCCCCTTCACCGCCGTGCTTTCCCTGGCACACTTGCCCGGAGTCGTCGGATTCATGGAGGGCGTCATCGTGCTGGCACTGCTATCCGCCTTTAACGCTCAGATCTACGCCACCTCCCGCCTCGTGCACAGCCTCGCCCTCGACGGCGATGCCCCCGCAATCTTCGCCGTGACCAACCGTGAGAACGTGCCAATCAATGCCGTCGTGTTGTCCATGGTGTTCGCCTTCGCCTCAGTCGGCCTGCAGTACTGGAACCCCGAAGGCCTACTGACCTTCCTCCTCAACGCCGTCGGCGGCTGCCTCATCGTCATCTGGATCATGATCACTGCCTCGTACCTCAAACTGCATCCCGAGCTTGAAGCAAACGGAGAGATCTCCACAGTCCGCATGTGGGGATGGCCGTGGCTCGGATGGGCAACAATGGCCGCACTCTTGGGTCTCGTGGCACTCATGCTCTTCGACGCCACTGCCCGTTCCCAGGTCTTCGCCGTTGTGATCGTTGTCGCAGTACTCATTGGCCTCTCCGCAATCACGAATCTGTGGCATCGTCGGGTATCGTCTCGTCCATGA
- a CDS encoding TIGR00730 family Rossman fold protein, which yields MAPNITPDPHKARLLRGPLLLRPASGQSSTYDQRLLELGADHDWQHADPWRILRIQGEFVTGFDALANLPRAVTVFGSARIPEGQPWYEKGVELGEKLVAADYAVITGGGPGLMEAANRGTSESGGLSVGLGIELPHEQHLNDWVDIGLNFRYFFVRKTMFLKYSQAFICLPGGFGTLDELFEVLCMVQTGKVTNFPIVLLGTEFWSGLVDWITGRLLAEGLISEQDVDLFLVTDSVDEAVAHVVEAHRVMTDGRLRENEE from the coding sequence ATGGCCCCGAACATCACTCCCGATCCGCATAAAGCGCGCCTCCTGCGTGGCCCCTTGCTGCTGCGCCCCGCGAGTGGGCAGTCGTCTACCTATGACCAGCGCCTCCTTGAGCTTGGTGCCGACCACGATTGGCAGCACGCAGATCCTTGGCGCATCCTGCGGATCCAGGGCGAGTTTGTCACCGGCTTTGATGCCCTGGCCAACCTGCCGCGCGCGGTGACCGTTTTTGGTTCCGCCCGAATCCCTGAGGGACAGCCTTGGTATGAGAAGGGGGTTGAGCTGGGTGAGAAGCTCGTGGCTGCCGATTACGCGGTCATTACGGGTGGTGGCCCCGGCCTCATGGAGGCAGCAAACCGGGGTACCAGCGAGTCGGGCGGGCTGTCGGTGGGCTTGGGCATCGAGTTACCACATGAGCAGCACCTCAATGATTGGGTGGATATCGGTCTCAACTTCCGGTACTTCTTTGTTCGCAAGACGATGTTTTTGAAGTACTCGCAGGCCTTCATCTGTCTGCCGGGTGGGTTTGGCACCCTCGATGAGCTCTTTGAGGTGCTGTGCATGGTGCAGACCGGCAAAGTCACCAACTTCCCGATCGTCCTCCTAGGCACCGAGTTTTGGTCAGGCCTCGTCGATTGGATCACCGGCCGCCTCCTCGCCGAGGGATTGATCTCGGAGCAAGACGTGGACTTGTTCCTCGTCACCGATTCCGTTGATGAAGCCGTCGCGCACGTCGTCGAAGCCCACCGCGTCATGACCGACGGGCGCCTGCGAGAAAACGAAGAGTGA
- the folP gene encoding dihydropteroate synthase — MAIVNRTPDSFYDQGATFADQAALDRCARVIAEGASIVDIGGVKAGPGAEVDAQEEMDRVVPTIAAVAKQHPDIAISVDTWRAEVADAAIRAGATLVNDTWAGHDPELVEVAGQHRVGYVCSHTGGVIPRTRPHRVHFDDVVADVIAETTRLAERAVACGVPEEQIFLDPTHDFGKNTFHGLELLRRVDELVATGWPILMALSNKDFIGETLDRPVGERVAGTLAATAWAAARGVAAFRVHEVAETIDVLRMTAAIQGSMSPLNTVRGLA; from the coding sequence ATGGCGATCGTCAACCGCACCCCGGATTCTTTTTATGACCAGGGGGCTACCTTCGCGGATCAGGCTGCCCTGGACCGCTGCGCCCGAGTCATCGCCGAGGGCGCCAGCATCGTCGATATTGGTGGGGTCAAGGCCGGCCCGGGGGCGGAAGTGGACGCCCAGGAGGAGATGGACAGGGTAGTGCCGACGATCGCGGCCGTCGCCAAGCAACACCCTGACATCGCCATCTCCGTGGACACCTGGCGCGCCGAGGTGGCCGACGCCGCCATTCGCGCCGGGGCCACACTGGTCAATGACACGTGGGCCGGCCACGACCCGGAGCTCGTCGAGGTCGCTGGGCAGCATCGCGTGGGCTACGTCTGTTCGCACACCGGCGGCGTAATCCCGCGCACCCGGCCCCACCGTGTTCACTTCGACGATGTGGTGGCCGACGTCATCGCCGAGACCACCCGCCTCGCCGAGCGGGCCGTGGCCTGCGGCGTCCCGGAGGAGCAGATCTTTCTTGATCCGACCCATGACTTCGGCAAGAACACCTTCCACGGCCTGGAGTTGTTGCGCCGGGTGGACGAGTTGGTGGCCACGGGCTGGCCGATTCTCATGGCCTTGAGTAACAAGGACTTCATCGGTGAGACGCTGGATCGCCCGGTGGGGGAGCGCGTCGCGGGAACCCTCGCCGCGACTGCCTGGGCCGCCGCTCGGGGGGTCGCCGCCTTCCGGGTCCACGAGGTGGCTGAAACCATCGATGTCCTGCGCATGACCGCCGCCATCCAAGGGAGTATGTCGCCCCTCAACACTGTCCGGGGCTTGGCATGA
- a CDS encoding glucosyl-3-phosphoglycerate synthase: MRISVVIPALNEEATIADVVAAVAEDNPDEILVIDADSTDRTAERAKHATVINWRDILPEIPTRPGKGESLWRGVAAATGEIIVFIDADLVGPRPGMVRALTEPFQDERIHLVKADYQRSINGQPTGGGRVTELTARPLLQLRYPELAHIRQPLAGEYAIRASTARSLEFVSGYGVEAGLLIDVAAAHGAGAIAQVDLGVRTHRNRPLAELAPMADVVAATMLDRAGVDKRPALSSIL, translated from the coding sequence ATGAGGATCTCGGTGGTCATCCCGGCCCTCAATGAAGAGGCCACCATCGCTGACGTCGTCGCGGCCGTCGCGGAGGACAATCCCGATGAGATCTTGGTCATTGACGCCGATTCCACCGACCGAACAGCCGAGCGGGCCAAACACGCCACGGTGATCAACTGGCGCGACATCCTCCCCGAGATCCCGACGCGCCCCGGCAAGGGGGAGTCCCTGTGGCGCGGAGTCGCGGCCGCGACCGGGGAGATCATCGTCTTCATCGACGCCGACCTAGTCGGTCCGCGCCCCGGCATGGTGCGTGCCCTCACCGAGCCTTTCCAGGACGAGCGCATCCACCTGGTCAAGGCCGACTACCAACGCTCGATCAACGGGCAGCCCACCGGCGGCGGCCGCGTCACCGAGCTCACGGCCCGGCCGCTGCTGCAGTTGCGCTACCCGGAGCTCGCCCACATCCGCCAGCCGCTCGCGGGGGAGTACGCCATCCGCGCCAGTACGGCCCGGAGCTTGGAGTTCGTGTCCGGCTATGGCGTCGAGGCGGGCCTGCTTATCGACGTCGCCGCCGCCCACGGCGCGGGCGCAATCGCCCAGGTGGACCTGGGGGTGCGCACCCACCGCAACCGACCGCTGGCGGAGTTGGCTCCGATGGCGGACGTGGTGGCGGCTACGATGTTGGACCGCGCGGGCGTCGATAAGCGACCTGCTTTGTCGAGTATTCTTTAA